CTACTTTATCACCATCTTTTAAAACAGTGACCAAATCTTTTAACTCGCCATTTAACAAAAGACCAACACTTTTTTTAGCAAGGCTGTTGCTAATTGATCTGGATAGATCAAGTCCAGTGCTACCTGCTGGAATTTCTTTTTTAGAGCCATCCTTTAAGATTACAGAAATTGTTGTTGCAGTTGGCATAGGTAGAACATATTAACGTGAAATCTTTGATCTCTCAATAACTTCTTGTATATCAAACAAGTAATTGTAATCTAAGCCTTGTCGTTTAAATACTTCTCTGCCACCTTCATTTCTATCTACCATTGAAATTACTTGTTCAACAGTACAACCAAATTCTTTAACTCTTTCAACTGCTTTTAAAGAAGAGATCCCTGTAGTTACTACATCTTCTAAAATTGCAACTTTATCAAATGGTTTTATTGGGCCTTCAATCCATTTCATGGTTCCATGTTTTTTAGGTTCTTTTCTAATATAAAAAGCATTTAATTTCTTTCCAAGTAAATAACTAATTTGTGAAATCCCACTGCTTAAAGGACAAGCTCCAACGCTTATACCACCAATTGCAGTAACACTTTCTTTTAACATTCTTAATAGCAAAATTGAAACTAATGTACCTCCTTCTGCATCAAGGGTAGTTAACTTCCCATCAATGTAATAATTACTTTCTTTGCCAGAAACTAAAGTAACTTTTCCTTCTTTATAACTTTGTTTAGCAAGTATAGTTAAAAGTTTGGATTTTAATAATTTAGTATCTTGCTGCAAAATGGTACCAATTGATTGGTTTGTTGCTAACATGGTTTAATTATTTTACTATGAAAACCTATCGGAAAGTTTACAATCTTGTTAAAAAAATTCCAAAAGGAAAAGTTTCTACTTATGGACAAATAGGACAATTTTTAAATCTTGACCCAAGAGTTGTTGGATGGGCATTGAATAGACTAGCGAATGGGCGTAAGAAAAAATTGGCTTGTCAAGTCAC
This genomic interval from Candidatus Melainabacteria bacterium contains the following:
- the pyrE gene encoding orotate phosphoribosyltransferase: MLATNQSIGTILQQDTKLLKSKLLTILAKQSYKEGKVTLVSGKESNYYIDGKLTTLDAEGGTLVSILLLRMLKESVTAIGGISVGACPLSSGISQISYLLGKKLNAFYIRKEPKKHGTMKWIEGPIKPFDKVAILEDVVTTGISSLKAVERVKEFGCTVEQVISMVDRNEGGREVFKRQGLDYNYLFDIQEVIERSKISR